A single window of Microplitis demolitor isolate Queensland-Clemson2020A chromosome 7, iyMicDemo2.1a, whole genome shotgun sequence DNA harbors:
- the LOC103574376 gene encoding uncharacterized protein B0303.7 isoform X1, protein MIRGMRSRRSEMPIPTRTAPKPPGNPIDQRNNTWSNNDPFGPLTIPQPVQKKKPPPRPPPPRIKNDNIQNHFTKPKKPTRPTELITNLFGIRAAKQPQGKSFYSNNRSSTINGQSNNLPDGTVSLIDLSPPGSPTFTTRSSSDGVSIDSFGSDGNSNPSIFTNSGNTSQNESAFEDDFDFFGNLANCTIQNDPWKQNTNFDPFSQAKSTNTNMTNGIKHIDEASFFAYNNSPMQLLTPASTTTNVSTMPTIIRVRPPKPPAPKSLTTSLTPTVPNFSVSSSGKNHKIVNNSCKFNESSTWPTKFNETFSHGNSSPPMPSIPPPAPPPEYLTQIECPTTQKKSRPQGIALYDFEATQPGDLPLKEGDIVILTKKINDEWLEGQVGNHTGMFPANFINITVPLPEQSLNIVNALYTFNGETWEDLSFEEGAKITVLSKISDDWLYGEYQGKKGQFPTNYVDRLPQNLPKYN, encoded by the exons tgacCCGTTTGGCCCTTTAACAATACCTCAACCAGTTCAAAAAAAGAAACCACCTCCACGGCCACCACCTCCTCGAATAAAAAACGACAatattcaaaatcattttacTAAACCAAAAAAACCC ACTAGACCAACAGAacttattacaaatttatttggaATCCGAGCTGCTAAACAGCCGCAAGGGAAatcattttattctaataatcgATCATCAACTATAAATGGTCAATCAAACAATTTACCAGATGGAACAGTatcattgattgatttaaGTCCTCCTGGATCACCTACATTTACCACAAGATCAAGTAGTGATGGTGTTAGTATCGATAGTTTTGGAAGTGATGGAAATTCAAATCCATCCATATTTACAAATAGTGGTAATACATCACAAAATGAAAGTGCCTTTGAAgatgattttgatttttttggcaATTTAGCTAATTGTACTATTCAAAATGATCCGTGGAaacaaaatacaaattttgatCCATTTTCACAAGCGAAAAGTACCAATACAAATATGACAAACGGTATTAAACATATTGATGAAGCCTCTTTTTTCGCTTATAACAATAGTCCAATGCAATTATTGACACCAGCATCTACGACGACCAATGTCTCTACGATGCCGACAATAATTCGTGTTCGACCTCCAAAACCACCAGCTCCTAAATCACTTACTACTAGTTTAACGCCAACTGTTCCAAACTTTAGTGTTTCTTCAAGcggaaaaaatcataaaattgtaaataactcTTGTAAATTCAATGAAAGTTCAACATGGCCCAcaaaattcaatgaaacaTTTTCTCATGGTAATTCTTCACCACCCATGCCATCAATTCCACCACCAGCACCACCACCAGaatatttaacacaaatagAATGTCCAACA acacaaaaaaaatcaagaccGCAGGGTATTGCGTTGTATGATTTTGAAGCAACTCAGCCTGGCGATCTACCATTAAAAGAAGGCGATATTGTTATTTTGACGaagaaaattaatgatgaatgGTTGGAAGGTCAAGTAGGCAATCATACCGGGATGTTCCctgcaaattttataaatattacggTACCATTGCCAGAACAATCCCTTAATATTGTAAATGCATTGTATACTTTCAATGGAGAAACATGGGAAGATTTAAGTTTTGAG gaaggtgcaaaaattacagttttatcaaaaatatcagaCGATTGGCTTTATGGTGAATATCAAGGTAAAAAAGGACAATTTCCGACGAATTATGTCGATCGGCTGCCTCAAAATTTAccgaaatataattaa
- the LOC103574376 gene encoding uncharacterized protein B0303.7 isoform X2, translated as MAAYVRTEMPIPTRTAPKPPGNPIDQRNNTWSNNDPFGPLTIPQPVQKKKPPPRPPPPRIKNDNIQNHFTKPKKPTRPTELITNLFGIRAAKQPQGKSFYSNNRSSTINGQSNNLPDGTVSLIDLSPPGSPTFTTRSSSDGVSIDSFGSDGNSNPSIFTNSGNTSQNESAFEDDFDFFGNLANCTIQNDPWKQNTNFDPFSQAKSTNTNMTNGIKHIDEASFFAYNNSPMQLLTPASTTTNVSTMPTIIRVRPPKPPAPKSLTTSLTPTVPNFSVSSSGKNHKIVNNSCKFNESSTWPTKFNETFSHGNSSPPMPSIPPPAPPPEYLTQIECPTTQKKSRPQGIALYDFEATQPGDLPLKEGDIVILTKKINDEWLEGQVGNHTGMFPANFINITVPLPEQSLNIVNALYTFNGETWEDLSFEEGAKITVLSKISDDWLYGEYQGKKGQFPTNYVDRLPQNLPKYN; from the exons tgacCCGTTTGGCCCTTTAACAATACCTCAACCAGTTCAAAAAAAGAAACCACCTCCACGGCCACCACCTCCTCGAATAAAAAACGACAatattcaaaatcattttacTAAACCAAAAAAACCC ACTAGACCAACAGAacttattacaaatttatttggaATCCGAGCTGCTAAACAGCCGCAAGGGAAatcattttattctaataatcgATCATCAACTATAAATGGTCAATCAAACAATTTACCAGATGGAACAGTatcattgattgatttaaGTCCTCCTGGATCACCTACATTTACCACAAGATCAAGTAGTGATGGTGTTAGTATCGATAGTTTTGGAAGTGATGGAAATTCAAATCCATCCATATTTACAAATAGTGGTAATACATCACAAAATGAAAGTGCCTTTGAAgatgattttgatttttttggcaATTTAGCTAATTGTACTATTCAAAATGATCCGTGGAaacaaaatacaaattttgatCCATTTTCACAAGCGAAAAGTACCAATACAAATATGACAAACGGTATTAAACATATTGATGAAGCCTCTTTTTTCGCTTATAACAATAGTCCAATGCAATTATTGACACCAGCATCTACGACGACCAATGTCTCTACGATGCCGACAATAATTCGTGTTCGACCTCCAAAACCACCAGCTCCTAAATCACTTACTACTAGTTTAACGCCAACTGTTCCAAACTTTAGTGTTTCTTCAAGcggaaaaaatcataaaattgtaaataactcTTGTAAATTCAATGAAAGTTCAACATGGCCCAcaaaattcaatgaaacaTTTTCTCATGGTAATTCTTCACCACCCATGCCATCAATTCCACCACCAGCACCACCACCAGaatatttaacacaaatagAATGTCCAACA acacaaaaaaaatcaagaccGCAGGGTATTGCGTTGTATGATTTTGAAGCAACTCAGCCTGGCGATCTACCATTAAAAGAAGGCGATATTGTTATTTTGACGaagaaaattaatgatgaatgGTTGGAAGGTCAAGTAGGCAATCATACCGGGATGTTCCctgcaaattttataaatattacggTACCATTGCCAGAACAATCCCTTAATATTGTAAATGCATTGTATACTTTCAATGGAGAAACATGGGAAGATTTAAGTTTTGAG gaaggtgcaaaaattacagttttatcaaaaatatcagaCGATTGGCTTTATGGTGAATATCAAGGTAAAAAAGGACAATTTCCGACGAATTATGTCGATCGGCTGCCTCAAAATTTAccgaaatataattaa
- the LOC103574376 gene encoding uncharacterized protein B0303.7 isoform X3, which translates to MPIPTRTAPKPPGNPIDQRNNTWSNNDPFGPLTIPQPVQKKKPPPRPPPPRIKNDNIQNHFTKPKKPTRPTELITNLFGIRAAKQPQGKSFYSNNRSSTINGQSNNLPDGTVSLIDLSPPGSPTFTTRSSSDGVSIDSFGSDGNSNPSIFTNSGNTSQNESAFEDDFDFFGNLANCTIQNDPWKQNTNFDPFSQAKSTNTNMTNGIKHIDEASFFAYNNSPMQLLTPASTTTNVSTMPTIIRVRPPKPPAPKSLTTSLTPTVPNFSVSSSGKNHKIVNNSCKFNESSTWPTKFNETFSHGNSSPPMPSIPPPAPPPEYLTQIECPTTQKKSRPQGIALYDFEATQPGDLPLKEGDIVILTKKINDEWLEGQVGNHTGMFPANFINITVPLPEQSLNIVNALYTFNGETWEDLSFEEGAKITVLSKISDDWLYGEYQGKKGQFPTNYVDRLPQNLPKYN; encoded by the exons tgacCCGTTTGGCCCTTTAACAATACCTCAACCAGTTCAAAAAAAGAAACCACCTCCACGGCCACCACCTCCTCGAATAAAAAACGACAatattcaaaatcattttacTAAACCAAAAAAACCC ACTAGACCAACAGAacttattacaaatttatttggaATCCGAGCTGCTAAACAGCCGCAAGGGAAatcattttattctaataatcgATCATCAACTATAAATGGTCAATCAAACAATTTACCAGATGGAACAGTatcattgattgatttaaGTCCTCCTGGATCACCTACATTTACCACAAGATCAAGTAGTGATGGTGTTAGTATCGATAGTTTTGGAAGTGATGGAAATTCAAATCCATCCATATTTACAAATAGTGGTAATACATCACAAAATGAAAGTGCCTTTGAAgatgattttgatttttttggcaATTTAGCTAATTGTACTATTCAAAATGATCCGTGGAaacaaaatacaaattttgatCCATTTTCACAAGCGAAAAGTACCAATACAAATATGACAAACGGTATTAAACATATTGATGAAGCCTCTTTTTTCGCTTATAACAATAGTCCAATGCAATTATTGACACCAGCATCTACGACGACCAATGTCTCTACGATGCCGACAATAATTCGTGTTCGACCTCCAAAACCACCAGCTCCTAAATCACTTACTACTAGTTTAACGCCAACTGTTCCAAACTTTAGTGTTTCTTCAAGcggaaaaaatcataaaattgtaaataactcTTGTAAATTCAATGAAAGTTCAACATGGCCCAcaaaattcaatgaaacaTTTTCTCATGGTAATTCTTCACCACCCATGCCATCAATTCCACCACCAGCACCACCACCAGaatatttaacacaaatagAATGTCCAACA acacaaaaaaaatcaagaccGCAGGGTATTGCGTTGTATGATTTTGAAGCAACTCAGCCTGGCGATCTACCATTAAAAGAAGGCGATATTGTTATTTTGACGaagaaaattaatgatgaatgGTTGGAAGGTCAAGTAGGCAATCATACCGGGATGTTCCctgcaaattttataaatattacggTACCATTGCCAGAACAATCCCTTAATATTGTAAATGCATTGTATACTTTCAATGGAGAAACATGGGAAGATTTAAGTTTTGAG gaaggtgcaaaaattacagttttatcaaaaatatcagaCGATTGGCTTTATGGTGAATATCAAGGTAAAAAAGGACAATTTCCGACGAATTATGTCGATCGGCTGCCTCAAAATTTAccgaaatataattaa